The Hemiscyllium ocellatum isolate sHemOce1 chromosome 14, sHemOce1.pat.X.cur, whole genome shotgun sequence genome includes a region encoding these proteins:
- the lrrn1 gene encoding leucine-rich repeat neuronal protein 1, producing the protein MCRKNLSTTCHVMMGFLTLFLIEASPQPNECPQLCVCEIRPWFTPQSTYREAATVDCNDLRLTRIPSNLSADTQVLLLQSNNIAKTTDEFEQMFNLTELDLSQNNFTNIQDVGLTNLTHLTTLHLEENQIAEMPDYCLQDLANLQELYINHNQINSISANAFSGLKNLLRLHLNSNKLRVIDSRWFVSTPNLEILMIGENPVIGILDMNFKPLSNLRSLVLAGMELTEVPGNALVGLDSLESLSFYDNKLVRVPQLALQKVPALKFLDLNKNPVHKIQEGDFKNMLRLKELGINNMVELVSIDRYALDNLPELTKLEATNNPKLSYIHRYAFREVPSLESLMLNNNALNALYQKTVDNLPNLREVSIHSNPIRCDCVIQWMNSNKTTIRFMEPQSMFCALPPEYRGQQVKEVLMQETAEQCLPMIAHETFPNHLNVDVDMTISLDCRAMAEPEPEIYWVTPLGSKITVDILSDKYKLSSEGTLEVSHIRIEDSGRYTCVAQNSEGADTRVATIRVNGTLLDGTQVLKIYVKQAESHSILVSWRVNSNVMTSNLKWSSATMKIDNPHITYTARVPVDVHEYNLTHLQPSTEYEVCLTVSNIHQQTQKSCVNVTTKGVAFSLDISDQGTSTALAAVMGSMFAIISIASIAVYTAKRLKRKNYHHSLKKYMQKTSSIPLNELYPPLINLWEGDSEKEKDGSSDVKPTPVDTSRSYYVW; encoded by the coding sequence atgtgtagaAAGAATCTTTCTACCACTTGTCATGTAATGATGGGTTTTCTGACTCTTTTTCTAATTGAAGCATCTCCGCAGCCTAATGAATGCCCTCAGCTATGCGTTTGTGAAATCCGGCCATGGTTCACGCCACAGTCAACATACAGAGAAGCAGCTACAGTGGACTGCAATGATCTTCGGTTGACCAGAATTCCTAGCAACCTTTCTGCTGACACCCAGGTGCTTTTGCTTCAGAGCAACAATATTGCCAAGACAACTGATGAATTTGAGCAAATGTTTAACCTCACAGAGTTGGACCTCTCTCAAAACAATTTTACTAATATTCAAGATGTAGGTCTAACCAACCTGACACATCTGACCACTCTGCATCTAGAGGAGAACCAGATAGCAGAAATGCCTGATTACTGCTTGCAGGATCTTGCCAATCTCCAGGAGCTGTATATCAATCACAACCAGATTAATAGCATATCTGCAAATGCCTTTTCTGGCTTAAAGAATTTGCTGAGGCTTCACCTAAATTCCAACAAGCTAAGAGTGATTGACAGCCGTTGGTTTGTGTCTACACCAAATTTGGAGATTCTCATGATTGGAGAAAACCCAGTAATTGGCATCCTAGATATGAACTTCAAACCTCTCAGCAATTTGCGAAGTCTGGTTTTAGCTGGAATGGAACTCACAGAAGTTCCTGGGAATGCTCTGGTAGGATTGGATAGTTTGGAAAGTCTCTCATTCTACGACAATAAACTGGTAAGAGTGCCCCAacttgcccttcagaaggtcCCAGCCTTGAAATTCCTGGATTTAAACAAGAACCCTGTACACAAAATTCAAGAAGGTGACTTCAAAAACATGCTTCGTTTGAAAGAACTCGGTATTAACAATATGGTTGAACTTGTTTCAATTGACAGATATGCACTGGATAACCTGCCTGAACTTACAAAGTTAGAAGCTACAAATAACCCTAAACTCTCGTATATTCATCGCTATGCATTTCGGGAAGTTCCATCCCTTGAAAGTTTGATGCTTAATAATAATGCATTAAATGCTCTGTATCAGAAGACTGTTGATAACCTTCCCAATCTACGTGAAGTAAGTATTCACAGCAACCCAATCAGATGTGACTGTGTTATTCAATGGATGAATTCAAACAAAACAACCATTCGATTCATGGAGCCCCAGTCCATGTTTTGTGCTTTGCCACCTGAATACAGAGGGCAACAAGTGAAAGAAGTTCTCATGCAGGAGACAGCCGAACAGTGTCTCCCAATGATTGCACATGAAACCTTTCCAAATCACCTGAACGTAGATGTTGATATGACCATTTCCTTAGATTGTCGTGCCATGGCAGAGCCTGAACCTGAAATCTATTGGGTGACACCACTTGGAAGTAAAATCACAGTTGACATCCTGTCAGATAAATATAAATTGAGTAGTGAGGGAACTCTTGAAGTTTCTCACATTCGCATTGAGGACTCTGGCCGTTACACTTGTGTTGCTCAGAACTCTGAGGGAGCTGATACAAGAGTTGCAACCATTCGAGTTAATGGAACCCTACTAGATGGAACTCAGGTTCTGAAAATATATGTGAAGCAAGCTGAGTCCCACTCTATCTTAGTTTCATGGAGAGTGAACTCAAATGTCATGACTTCCAATTTGAAGTGGTCTTCAGCTACTATGAAGATTGATAACCCTCACATTACATACACTGCAAGGGTTCCTGTAGATGTTCATGAATATAACCTGACTCATCTTCAACCTTCAACAGAATATGAAGTCTGTCTTACTGTCTCTAATATCCACCAGCAGACTCAGAAATCATGTGTCAATGTTACGACAAAGGGAGTGGCATTCTCACTGGACATTTCTGACCAGGGAACGAGCACAGCTTTAGCAGCTGTAATGGGTTCAATGTTCGCCATCATTAGCATTGCCTCAATAGCTGTTTACACTGCCAAGCGCCTCAAGCGGAAAAACTACCACCATTCACTGAAGAAGTATATGCAGAAGACCTCTTCCATTCCCTTGAATGAGCTTTATCCACCACTTATAAATCTATGGGAGGGGGATAGTGAGAAGGAAAAAGATGGCTCTTCTGATGTGAAACCCACGCCCGTTGACACATCAAGAAGCTACTATGTGTGGTAA